Proteins found in one Nocardia brasiliensis ATCC 700358 genomic segment:
- a CDS encoding acetyl-CoA C-acetyltransferase has translation MTTEAYVFEAIRTPRGKGKRTGSLHEVKPISLVVGLIEELRVRFPDLDENRISDVVLGCVTPIGDQGMDIARTAVNLAGLPDTVGGVQINRFCGSGLSAVGMAAASVRSGFEELVITGGVESMSRVEMGSDRGAMAYDAATAYDNYFVPQGVACDLLATIEGYSRGEVDEFAVRSQQRAAAAWDGGYFAKSVVPVRDQNGVTILDRDEHVRSDTTVADLGKLVPAFAGIGEFGGFDAVAAQKYPFVEQVNHVHTGGNSSGIVDGAALVLVGSKAAGEASGLVPRARIVSYVTSGADPVLMFEGPIPAVDKALALAGLTVDQIDVFEMNEAFAAVALKVQRHFGIPDDKYNVNGGAIAMGHPLGATGAILVGTVLDELERSNGRYGLITLCVAGGMGVAAIIERV, from the coding sequence ATGACCACCGAGGCATACGTTTTCGAGGCCATCCGTACCCCGCGCGGCAAGGGCAAGCGCACCGGCTCGCTGCACGAGGTCAAGCCGATCTCCCTGGTGGTGGGCCTGATCGAGGAGCTGCGCGTGCGGTTTCCCGACCTCGACGAGAACCGGATCTCCGACGTGGTGCTCGGCTGCGTCACGCCGATCGGTGATCAGGGCATGGATATCGCCCGCACGGCGGTGAATCTGGCCGGGCTGCCCGACACGGTCGGCGGCGTGCAGATCAACCGGTTCTGCGGTTCGGGACTCTCGGCGGTCGGGATGGCCGCCGCCAGTGTGCGTTCCGGTTTCGAGGAGCTGGTCATCACGGGTGGCGTGGAGTCCATGTCCCGGGTCGAAATGGGCAGCGACCGTGGGGCGATGGCCTACGACGCGGCCACCGCCTACGACAACTACTTCGTCCCGCAGGGTGTGGCGTGCGATCTGCTCGCCACCATCGAGGGGTACTCGCGCGGAGAAGTGGACGAGTTCGCGGTGCGCTCGCAGCAGCGCGCGGCGGCGGCGTGGGACGGCGGGTACTTCGCCAAATCGGTGGTGCCGGTGCGCGATCAGAACGGCGTCACGATTCTCGATCGGGATGAGCATGTGCGCAGCGACACCACCGTCGCCGACCTGGGCAAGCTGGTGCCCGCGTTCGCGGGCATCGGCGAGTTCGGTGGCTTCGATGCCGTTGCCGCGCAGAAGTATCCGTTCGTGGAGCAGGTGAACCATGTGCACACCGGCGGCAACAGCTCCGGCATCGTGGACGGCGCCGCGCTCGTTCTCGTCGGTAGCAAGGCCGCGGGTGAGGCGAGCGGCCTGGTGCCACGGGCGCGGATCGTCTCCTACGTCACCAGCGGCGCAGACCCGGTGCTCATGTTCGAAGGCCCGATTCCGGCGGTGGACAAGGCCCTTGCGCTCGCGGGGTTGACCGTCGACCAGATCGATGTGTTCGAGATGAACGAGGCATTCGCCGCGGTCGCCCTGAAGGTGCAGCGGCACTTCGGGATTCCCGACGACAAGTACAACGTCAACGGCGGCGCCATCGCCATGGGCCACCCGCTCGGCGCGACCGGCGCCATCCTGGTCGGCACCGTGCTCGACGAGCTCGAGCGCAGTAACGGCCGCTACGGCTTGATCACACTCTGCGTCGCCGGCGGCATGGGTGTCGCCGCCATCATCGAGAGGGTCTGA